A single region of the Glycine max cultivar Williams 82 chromosome 20, Glycine_max_v4.0, whole genome shotgun sequence genome encodes:
- the LOC100792164 gene encoding probable WRKY transcription factor 27, protein MAEDWDLFAIVRSCQSATTTIPQTTTNNTSSPLITSTVKEENYDGFSFPNIVQPITNEFQALHQLFTPFNPTTNTTNTSASGINPNSPYFAEQESQQISEHLPIWPHFVPEHSSTPSFSRFHDHQQQQQQINQLQALQKHEFQLPQNNSPTVSPNAQPQTPKSRKRKSQQKKMVCHVTADNLSADLWAWRKYGQKPIKGSPYPRNYYRCSSSKGCMARKQVERSNTEPDMFIVTYSGDHSHPRPTHRNSLAGSTRNKIPATNPLPSPGSLSSFQATPFSSSSSSPPHSPTSPSEEPPETGDLEPDPDMETDGDDDGDIQIQ, encoded by the exons ATGGCTGAGGACTGGGATCTCTTTGCCATCGTGAGAAGCTGCCAATCAGCCACCACCACAATTCCACAAACCACCACCAATAATACTTCCTCTCCCTTGATCACTTCCACTGTAAAGGAAGAAAACTATGATGGATTTTCCTTTCCCAATATAGTGCAACCCATAACCAATGAGTTTCAAGCGCTACACCAACTGTTCACACCCTTTAACCCCACCACCAACACCACTAACACTAGTGCTTCTGGCATCAATCCCAATTCCCCTTATTTTGCAGAACAGGAAAGCCAGCAAATTAGTGAGCACCTTCCTATTTGGCCTCATTTCGTGCCAGAACACTCTTCCACTCCCAGTTTCAGTAGATTCCATGAccatcaacaacaacagcaacagatCAATCAACTACAGGCACTTCAGAAACACGAATTTCAACTGCCCCAGAACAATTCCCCCACAGTTTCACCAAACGCACAACCTCAAACACCCAAATCAAGAAAAAG AAAAAGCCAACAGAAGAAAATGGTATGCCATGTAACCGCAGATAACCTCTCAGCAGATTTGTGGGCATGGCGAAAATACGGACAAAAACCAATTAAGGGTTCTCCATATCCAAG GAATTACTATAGGTGCAGCAGCTCCAAAGGTTGTATGGCTCGAAAACAAGTTGAACGGAGTAACACTGAACCCGACATGTTCATCGTTACGTACTCCGGAGACCATTCCCATCCCCGGCCAACCCACCGGAATTCGCTCGCCGGAAGTACCCGGAATAAGATTCCGGCGACCAATCCGCTACCGTCACCTGGGTCACTCTCCTCCTTCCAAGCCAcgcccttttcttcttcttcttcttcgccaCCGCACTCTCCGACGTCGCCGTCGGAGGAGCCACCGGAAACCGGCGATTTAGAACCCGACCCGGATATGGAAACCGATGGGGACGATGACGGTGACATTCAAATACAATAA
- the LOC100805436 gene encoding SPX domain-containing membrane protein At4g22990: protein MVAFGKKLKERQIQEWQRYYINYKLMKKRVKQYAQQIQLGTLDRRHVLKDFSRMLDNQIEKTVLFLLEQQGLLASRIAKLGEEHEVIQQEPHISRIAELREAYRAVGQELLKLLFFVEVNAVGLRKILKKFDKRFGYKFTDYYVKTRANHPYSQLQQVFKHVGFGAVVGALSRNLHELQENQESQGSFLSIYDQPTLPLQDPVIDSIRAAIDRLSNSTNFLNFLGQHALIMHEELPAPVDEHVDDQRYHFMSLFLNLANTFLYMVNTYIIVPTADDYSMSLGAAPTVCGIVIGAMAVAQVFSSVYFSAWSNKSYFRPLVFSSIVLFLGNVMYALAYDLNSIWILIIGRLLCGFGSARAVNRRYISDCVPLKIRMQASAGFVSASALGMACGPALAGLLQTKFKIFNITFNQDTLPGWVMTIAWLIYLVWLWITFKEPYREIEENHVPHQSNAENNALEKGIKQPLLTSLKDKVDEDDDQDYDDSEEAPEDSRQPANSIGAAYRLLTPSVKVQLLIYFMLKYAMEILLSESSVITTYYFNWTTSTVSIFLACLGLTVLPVNIIVGSYISNMFEDRQILLASEVMVFVGILFSFHVIFPYTEPQYICSGLLMFVSAEVLEGVNLSLLSRVMSSRLSRGTYNGGLLSTEAGTLARVIADATITLAGYGGVSRLLNVTLFPSFFICVASIIATCYTYNSLY from the exons ATGGTTGCCTTTGGGAAAAAGTTGAAAGAAAGACAAATTCAAGAATGGCAAAG ATATTACATAAACTACAAACTAATGAAGAAACGAGTAAAGCAGTATGCTCAACAAATTCAACTTGGAACACTGGATCGCCGCCATGTACTTAAGGATTTCTCAAGAATGCTGGATAATCAG ATTGAGAAGACTGTGCTTTTCCTGTTGGAACAACAAGGGCTTTTGGCAAGTAGGATAGCGAAGCTCGGAGAGGAGCATGAAGTTATTCAGCAGGAGCCTCATATAAGCAGAATAGCTGAACTACGAGAAGCTTATAGAGCAGTGGGACAAGAGCTATTGAAGCTTCTCTTCTTTGTAGAAGTCAATGCTGTTGGTTTGCGTAAGATATTGAAGAAGTTTGACAAACGCTTTGGCTATAAATTTACTGATTACTATGTCAAAACTCGGGCAAATCATCCTTACTCCCAGCTCCAACAAGTGTTCAAGCATGTG GGATTTGGAGCTGTTGTGGGAGCTTTATCTCGCAACCTTCACGAACTTCAGGAGAATCAGGAGAGCCAAGGAAGCTTCTTATCAATTTATGATCAGCCCACACTTCCCCTTCAG GATCCTGTTATTGATTCAATAAGAGCAGCTATTGATAGGTTAAGTAACTCAACCAACTTCCTAAACTTTTTGGGGCAACATGCACTTATTATGCATGAGGAGTTGCCTGCACCTGTTGATGAGCATGTTGATGATCAAAGATACCATTTTATGTCTCTTTTTTTGAACTTGGCAAACACATTTTTGTACATGGTCAACACATATATTATAGTCCCTACAGCAGATGATTACTCTATGAGCCTTGGGGCTGCACCAACGGTTTGCGGTATTGTGATCGGGGCAATGGCAGTTGCACAGGTGTTTTCTTCGGTGTATTTTAGTGCGTGGTCAAATAAATCATACTTCAGGCCTCTTGTATTCAGTAGCATAGTTCTTTTTCTTGGCAATGTCATGTATGCCTTGGCATACGATCTTAATTCGATATGGATTCTCATAATTGGTCGTCTTTTATGTGG ATTTGGTTCTGCCAGAGCGGTCAACCGGCGTTATATTAGTGATTGTGTGCCTTTAAAAATCCGCATGCAAGCATCAGCAGGTTTTGTTAGTGCCAGCGCGCTTGGAATGGCCTGTGGTCCTGCATTAGCCGGCTTACTACAGACCAAATTTAAGATTTTCAACATTACATTTAACCAAGATACCTTACCAGGGTGGGTTATGACTATTGCTTGGTTGATATATCTAGTGTGGTTGTGGATCACTTTTAAGGAACCTTATCGTGAAATTGAAGAGAATCATGTACCACATCAATCCAATGCTG AAAACAATGCACTTGAAAAAGGCATAAAACAACCACTGCTGACTAGTTTAAAAGATAaggtagatgaagatgatgatcaaGATTATGATGATAGTGAAGAAGCTCCAGAGGATTCTCGTCAGCCAGCCAATTCAATTGGAGCAGCATATAGACTCCTTACACCTTCTGTAAAG GTTCAGTTATTGATATACTTCATGCTTAAATATGCAATGGAGATTTTACTGTCAGAATCCAGTGTCATCACAACATACTACTTCAATTGGACAACAAGCACTGTTTCCATTTTTCTTGCTTGCCTTGGCTTGACAGTTCTTCCAGTTAACATTATTGTTGGAAGTTATATAAGCAATATGTTTGAGGACAG GCAAATTTTGTTGGCATCAGAAGTTATGGTTTTCGTAGGCATACTTTTCAGCTTCCATGTAATTTTTCCATACACTGAACCACAGTACATCTGTTCGGGGCTCCTTATGTTTGTTTCTGCTGAAGTACTTGAAG GTGTCAACTTGTCACTTCTATCACGAGTAATGTCATCAAGGCTTTCTCGTGGAACCTACAATGGAGGGCTCTTGTCTACAGAGGCAGGGACACTTGCACGAGTGATTGCAGATGCAACCATTACTCTTGCTGGCTACGGGGGTGTGAGTAGGCTCCTTAACGTCACCCTCTTTCCTTCGTTCTTCATTTGCGTAGCTTCCATAATTGCAACTTGCTATACCTACAATTCTTTATATTGA
- the LOC100806494 gene encoding membrane-associated kinase regulator 5: MDALNFLKFWRNATTTTTSEPHLVVETDTESDEEDSFFDLELTLHDFHNKENTTTTKIDDDPKQTTTTTTTELKSICSKDDELSKIDNDVPRKTPLPMSSPPEPISKRKVLPIEPISKPQSPIALLRSAPSFRIFMFRKRNRAPPQKTEHSVNETKVFAVKLSVDDFRSSPALSRDNSTRSLRSKVRGLSYEEPKPERFSKEVLRKYLKLIKPLYVKVSKRYSDKVRFSGEGFATSPSSSPSVASVSSRTEKQGKGMTVVSKHLGKSRSASSTVVGVGSPAKRSDDTLQQQLDGIQSAILHCKRSFNSREGSMYSVRKSFDGERGTKV; the protein is encoded by the exons atggATGCTTTGAACTTCCTCAAGTTCTGGAGAAACGCCACCACGACCACAACCTCCGAACCCCACCTCGTGGTAGAAACCGACACCGAATCCGACGAAGAAGACTCATTCTTCGACTTGGAGCTCACGCTACACGATTTCCACAACAAAGAAAACACCACCACAACCAAAATCGACGACGACCCAAAACaaacgacaacaacaacaacaaccgaACTCAAAAGTATTTGCTCCAAAGATGACGAACTCAGCAAAATAGACAATGACGTTCCGCGAAAAACACCGCTTCCCATGTCTTCTCCTCCCGAACCTATCTCCAAACGTAAGGTCCTCCCAATCGAACCTATCTCCAAACCTCAGTCCCCCATTGCACTTCTCAGGTCCGCTCCTAGCTTCAGAATTTTCATGTTCAGAAAACGAAATAGAGCTCCTCCGCAGAAAACGGAGCACTCTGTTAACGAAACGAAAGTCTTCGCGGTGAAGCTAAGCGTCGACGATTTTCGTTCCTCTCCTGCGCTCAGCAGAGACAACAGCACGAGAAGCTTAAGGAGCAAGGTTCGGGGTTTGAGCTACGAGGAACCCAAGCCGGAGCGGTTTTCAAAGGAGGTGTTGCGGAAGTACCTGAAGCTGATTAAGCCGCTATATGTTAAAGTTTCGAAGAGATATAGTGACAAGGTGAGATTCTCCGGCGAGGGTTTCGCGACGTCTCCGTCATCGTCGCCGTCGGTGGCCTCTGTTTCTTCGAGAACGGAGAAACAGGGGAAGGGGATGACGGTGGTTTCGAAGCATTTGGGGAAGAGTAGGTCGGCGTCGTCGACGGTGGTCGGAGTTGGTTCTCCGGCGAAGAGGAGCGATGATACGCTGCAGCAGCAGCTTGATGGGATCCAAAGCGCCATTCTTCACTGCAAAAGGTCCTTCAACTCCAGag AAGGATCAATGTATTCGGTGAGAAAATCATTTGATGGTGAACGTGGGACAAAAGTGTAA